A single Anopheles maculipalpis chromosome 3RL, idAnoMacuDA_375_x, whole genome shotgun sequence DNA region contains:
- the LOC126561967 gene encoding uncharacterized protein LOC126561967, producing the protein MTMSHLLKQTKKCCAKIIRKLSFNPVSATNGSSAADLSPTNNGHGLNNRITAKYVLHKNCTPTRCKVQPRDASVVDDVAVEGWMETRIAQDNGFYPLGEGGSPNPSPPPIPETQNNYKLSRSMKNLPKKRTNITSNKNVNLRKCFRLRSKTFEGPLTEGVSMDRTGAETLGSSPSIVDGSGVGGERREVVVADSMTLASNNSSSRLIGAKLDKISKSLMRAGDGEGSLDIAKPLFLSASKHRRSNYNHIEGDDEDTARGGGEGDLQARWRQDEELILTSAGSTTTLGRREHRLEQETTLSTMVEEDPAGQTPSVMERLTVAETAAALLFEKVKYDRTKRYLIDQLTESTGGGGGGGGVGGGTPSSSSCCSSPFHLAKSEDFVDPWKNYNIRGGASWDKVTKSPWDSSAKPSPVRGGGDGCKAPIAQVSLELPQQQHTVPASYHQQPMRTHWNPFEYSPAHLARLASAGSQQTPPSHQPQQQQQQYRPAFQVQTDVWENLNSKHYEIDTDVVWRSTRCSSRRTSASTVETWIDDETFDNSFNEELERRCATLKICE; encoded by the exons ATGACCATGTCGCATCTACTGAAGCAGACTAAAAAATGCTGTGCGAAG ATTATTCGCAAACTCTCCTTCAACCCAGTCTCCGCCACCAACGGAAGCAGTGCGGCCGATCTATCACCCACCAACAACGGTCACGGGCTAAACAATCGCATTACAGCCAAGTACGTCCTGCACAAAAACTGCACACCAACCCGGTGTAAGGTGCAACCGAGAGATGCGAGCGTCGTCGATGATGTTGCTGTCGAAGGGTGGATGGAAACGCGAATTGCGCAGGACAATGGATTCTATCCACTGGGCGAGGGAGGATCTCCAAACCCATCCCCACCGCCCATTCCCGAAACGCAGAACAACTACAAGTTAAGCCGAAGCATGAAAAACCTGCCGAAAAAACGCACCAACATTACCAGCAACAAGAACGTTAATCTTCGCAAATGCTTTCGACTTCGCTCGAAAACTTTCGAAGGCCCGCTAACGGAGGGTGTTTCGATGGATCGAACCGGGGCGGAAACGCTCGGAAGCTCACCCTCCATTGTTGACGGAAGTGGAGTGGGGGGTGAACGGCGAGAAGTCGTGGTCGCCGACTCTATGACGCTTGCAAGCAATAACAGTAGTAGCAGATTGATCGGTGCAAAGCTGGACAAGATCAGCAAGAGCTTGATGCGTGCTGGCGATGGGGAAGGATCGCTAGACATTGCGAAACCTTTGTTCCTGTCGGCGAGCAAGCATCGGCGCAGTAACTACAATCACATCGAGGGTGATGATGAGGACACAGCGAGAGGTGGTGGAGAGGGTGATCTTCAAGCGCGTTGGAGACAGGATGAAGAGCTAATTCTAACGTCGGCGGGTAGTACAACGACTCTGGGAAGGAGAGAACATCGGCTCGAGCAAGAAACAACCCTGTCCACGATGGTAGAGGAGGATCCTGCTGGACAGACCCCGTCGGTGATGGAGCGACTGACGGTAGCTGAGACGGCCGCTGCGCTTCTCTTTGAGAAGGTTAAGTACGATCGCACCAAGCGTTACCTGATCGATCAGCTTACGGAGAGTactggtggtggaggaggaggaggaggagtagGAGGTGGTACACCGAGCTCTTCGTCCTGCTGTTCATCACCCTTCCATTTGGCGAAAAGCGAAGACTTTGTCGACCCGTGGAAGAACTACAACATCCGCGGAGGTGCCAGCTGGGATAAGGTTACGAAGAGTCCGTGGGATTCTTCCGCCAAACCGAGCCCTGtacgtggtggtggtgatgggtgTAAAGCGCCCATCGCACAAGTATCGCTAGAACtcccgcaacaacaacacaccgtCCCGGCGTCGTACCATCAGCAACCGATGCGAACACACTGGAATCCGTTCGAGTATTCACCGGCGCATCTGGCACGGCTTGCGAGTGCTGGGTCCCAGCAGACTCCACCATCACACCagccccagcagcagcagcagcagtaccggcCAGCATTCCAGGTGCAAACGGACGTGTGGGAGAATCTCAACAGCAAACACTACGAGATCGATACGGATGTGGTGTGGCGATCGACCCGTTGCTCTTCCCGGCGTACCAGCGCCAGCACGGTGGAGACGTGGATCGACGACGAAACGTTCGACAACTCGTTCAACGAGGAGCTGGAGCGTCGTTGTGCTACGCTCAAGATCTGCGAGTAA
- the LOC126561170 gene encoding leucine-rich repeat protein SHOC-2-like — MASTTTLDAIDNETVMEANRERAISLLIILVNLWLWTNRPSLAQTCKLTEANCICDKLNFSSDGLQQLRTVPRTTPPLYQISVKQLIAPYPDAVMLLLLSEFVEEIEYERFYERALRIPPNADLTALKLKNAPTVQVISVAAPNHHLAVLQIGRSGMRSLTAEFRKLHRLQFLHLDDGSLETLSLDPLANSPQITVLACTSNKIRQLIASRNASLYIPLDDLLLGYNQLETIDGDFFLPLRKLKFVTFEGNRIQRIEGRPISLPMVTMISFVQNQLTQLDVSEWQTPLLVELFLETNNLTRIPTGIERLPSLMTLVVQNNLLTAVDLRRFEAWPNLMKIDLAGNRIRNVLVSGTGRVSMPKLQLMSLANNELAQLEFARWDFPALTTLTLVDNQLHQLPDLFQLFPKLQRVFVMQNPLLCKNVRRWQQYILNFKIGIDSVVFGIPCSTNSTFTLPTGRVLCCVG, encoded by the exons ATGGCAAGCACGACTACGTTGGATGCAATCGATAATGAAACAGTGATGGAAGCGAATCGTGAAAGGGCTATCTCTCTGCTAATAATATTAG TGAATCTGTGGCTATGGACAAACAGACCATCCCTTGCCCAAACGTGCAAACTGACGGAAGCAAATTGTATCTGCGACAAGCTGAACTTCTCCAGCGATGGACTTCAGCAATTGCGCACTGTCCCACGTACTACGCCACCGTTATATCAGATCAGTGTGAAACAACTCATTGCACCCTATCCAGACGCAGTAATGTTGCTGCTCTTGTCGGAGTTTGTTGAAGAAATCGAATACGAACGGTTCTACGAGCGGGCACTACGCATCCCTCCCAATGCCGACCTGACCGCGCTGAAATTGAAGAATGCTCCTACAGTTCAGGTGATCTCGGTTGCGGCTCCAAACCATCATCTAGCCGTACTACAGATTGGGCGTTCGGGCATGCGAAGCCTGACGGCCGAGTTTCGCAAACTACACCGGCTACAGTTTCTTCACCTGGACGATGGTTCGCTGGAGACGCTGAGTCTGGATCCGCTAGCAAACAGTCCCCAAATAACGGTCCTAGCGTGTACTTCCAACAAGATCAGACAGCTGATAGCTAGTCGCAATGCGAGTCTCtacataccgttggatgatcTGCTGTTGGGCTACAACCAGCTCGAGACGATCGACGGAGACTTCTTTCTGCCACTGCGCAAACTCAAGTTCGTTACCTTCGAAGGCAATCGTATTCAGCGCATCGAAGGTCGGCCCATCTCGCTGCCGATGGTGACGATGATAAGCTTCGTCCAGAACCAACTAACCCAGCTGGACGTATCGGAATGGCAAACGCCACTGCTGGTAGAGCTGTTTCTCGAAACGAACAATCTCACCCGCATTCCCACGGGGATAGAGCGACTGCCCAGTCTCATGACGTTGGTTGTGCAGAACAATCTGCTAACGGCTGTCGATCTGCGTCGCTTCGAAGCGTGGCCCAACCTGATGAAGATCGATCTGGCGGGCAATCGAATACGCAACGTACTCGTATCGGGCACGGGGCGCGTCTCAATGCCCAAGCTACAGTTGATGAGCCTGGCCAACAATGAGCTCGCTCAGCTTGAGTTTGCTCGTTGGGACTTTCCAGCGCTCACCACGCTAACGCTGGTGGACAACCAGCTCCACCAACTGCCGGACCTGTTCCAACTCTTTCCCAAGCTGCAACGCGTGTTTGTGATGCAGAATCCGTTGCTGTGCAAAAATGTGCGCCGCTGGCAGCAGTACATTTTAAACTTTAAGATCGGCATCGATTCAGTCGTTTTCGGAATACCGTGTAGCACCAATTCTACCTTCACGCTGCCAACGGGACGTGTGCTTTGCTGTGTAGGATAA
- the LOC126562931 gene encoding leucine-rich repeat neuronal protein 1-like, translated as MGMSCTFDSLNMATNGTATLRKIEPNIFYSIRVQMLRLPNNPSGPFLSFIAEFVDQVEFNTFHESLFQISTRTNLSTIQVFEAKALKQIQIAEGGDISLRELSFFSCGMDRIPPTIGNLPLLTSLTFYQCALRTVSFEAFAKNSRLTSLDLSYNEIDTIVPLTVTDSSVALAIEDLYLTSNRLENLDMTAFDSLSNLVMLDLRYNNLARLAAERTITWPKMESFDISYNQLRTIDLQWLSAPNMKRLSLNSNLLDKVPQRLRRFPNLQLLSFSDNQFVGIDLAPLNGLPTLNTLDFSNNPKTRYIRSSRPIQLPSLDSMYAEYCSLSRFNITGINLPVVSFISLAHNNFSTIPPLGLGFPSISSFSLYDNPIPCGVLQTRKELLLSGKLIMGPPLDAMNCQSGTFSVTDSYSVCCKA; from the coding sequence ATGGGTATGTCCTGTACGTTTGACAGTCTCAACATGGCCACGAACGGCACGGCAACACTGCGCAAGATAGAACCAAACATATTTTACAGCATCCGCGTGCAAATGCTTCGCCTGCCCAATAATCCCTCCGGCCCGTTCCTATCCTTTATTGCCGAGTTTGTCGACCAGGTGGAATTTAATACATTTCACGAGTCGTTGTTTCAAATATCAACCCGAACGAACCTGAGCACCATTCAAGTGTTTGAAGCAAAAGCGCTGAAACAGATCCAAATTGCCGAGGGTGGTGATATCTCGCTCCGTGAGCTATCATTCTTCAGCTGCGGGATGGATCGTATTCCACCAACGATCGGCAACTTGCCACTACTGACCTCGCTAACTTTCTATCAGTGTGCGCTGCGTACTGTGTCGTTTGAGGCATTCGCGAAGAACTCGCGTTTGACATCACTGGATCTGAGTTACAACGAGATTGATACGATCGTGCCGTTAACCGTTACAGACAGTAGCGTTGCACTGGCGATCGAAGATCTTTACCTAACCTCGAACCGGTTAGAAAATCTCGATATGACCGCATTCGATTCCCTGTCCAATCTGGTAATGCTCGATCTACGCTACAACAATCTGGCGAGGTTGGCAGCGGAACGTACGATCACCTGGCCCAAGATGGAATCATTCGACATCAGTTACAATCAACTGCGTACGATTGATCTGCAATGGTTATCGGCACCAAACATGAAGCGCCTGTCACTGAATAGCAATCTGTTGGACAAGGTCCCACAAAGATTGCGTCGTTTTCCCAACCTCCAGCTGCTCAGCTTCAGTGACAATCAATTCGTGGGCATTGATCTTGCACCACTCAACGGTTTGCCAACGCTAAACACACTGGACTTTTCGAACAATCCAAAAACTCGGTACATACGCAGCTCGCGCCCTATTCAGCTGCCGAGCCTTGACTCGATGTACGCCGAGTACTGTTCGTTGAGTCGGTTCAACATTACCGGGATAAATCTGCCGGTCGTTAGCTTCATTAGTTTGGCGCACAACAACTTTAGCACGATACCACCGTTGGGACTTGGCTTCCCGTCGATCAGTTCCTTCAGCCTGTACGACAATCCGATACCGTGTGGGGTGTTGCAGACACGCAAGGAACTGCTGCTATCGGGGAAACTGATTATGGGTCCGCCGTTGGATGCTATGAACTGTCAAAGCGGAACCTTCAGCGTCACCGACAGCTACTCGGTGTGCTGTAAAGCTTGA